In one Stenotrophomonas maltophilia genomic region, the following are encoded:
- the ybaL gene encoding YbaL family putative K(+) efflux transporter, with amino-acid sequence MHHDTDLINIVAVGLGLAFIFGALANKLRLSPLVGYLVAGICVGPFTPGFVADQALANQLAELGVMLLMFGVGLHFSLKDLMAVKAIAIPGAIGQIAVATLLGWGVAWLMGWPTLHGVIFGFSLATASTVVLLRAMEERRLLETMRGKIAVGWLIVEDLACVLALVMMPVLAGVFGPDAAKETHTVGSVLADLGWTFVQLGLFVAVMLVVGRRVIPWILERIAGTGSRELFTLSVLAIALGVAFGSAMLFGVSFALGAFFAGMLLNESELSHKAAHDSLPLRDAFAVLFFVSVGMLFDPNIVVQHPWQVLATVLIIMFGKSAAAFFIVRAFGHPSSTALTISASLAQIGEFAFIIAGLGVSLQILPKEGQSLVLAGALVSIMLNPLVFGLLDRWQAKQEQLPQAPEPEEATGPSRDLHDHAIVIGYGRVGSELAQVLRDRGVPVLVIDDNKDHVERAHASGLAAIRGSAAADRVLAEAHPERAKIAVLAIPQPLEAGEALAKLRAINPELTLLARAHSDAEVKHLLEHGADGTVMAERELAYSLAEMIMSTPPYRNLGQHSIPVV; translated from the coding sequence ATGCACCATGACACCGACCTGATCAACATCGTCGCCGTTGGCCTGGGGCTCGCCTTCATCTTCGGCGCGCTGGCCAACAAGCTGCGTTTGTCTCCCCTGGTCGGGTATCTGGTTGCTGGCATCTGCGTGGGGCCATTCACCCCGGGGTTCGTCGCCGACCAGGCGCTGGCCAACCAGCTGGCCGAACTGGGCGTGATGCTGCTGATGTTCGGCGTCGGCCTGCACTTCTCGCTGAAGGACCTGATGGCGGTCAAGGCCATCGCCATCCCGGGTGCCATCGGCCAGATCGCAGTGGCCACCCTGCTCGGCTGGGGCGTGGCGTGGTTGATGGGCTGGCCGACACTGCATGGGGTGATCTTCGGCTTCTCGCTGGCCACCGCCAGTACCGTGGTCCTGCTGCGGGCGATGGAAGAGCGCCGCCTGCTGGAGACCATGCGCGGCAAGATCGCAGTGGGCTGGCTGATCGTGGAGGATCTGGCCTGCGTACTGGCACTGGTGATGATGCCGGTGCTCGCCGGCGTGTTCGGCCCCGATGCGGCCAAGGAAACCCACACCGTCGGCAGCGTGCTGGCCGATCTGGGCTGGACGTTCGTGCAGCTTGGCCTGTTCGTGGCCGTGATGCTGGTGGTCGGTCGGCGGGTCATTCCCTGGATCCTCGAACGCATCGCCGGCACCGGCTCGCGCGAGCTGTTCACCCTGTCAGTGCTGGCGATCGCACTGGGCGTGGCCTTCGGTTCGGCCATGCTGTTCGGCGTGTCCTTCGCGCTGGGCGCGTTCTTCGCCGGGATGCTGCTCAACGAATCGGAACTGAGCCACAAGGCGGCGCATGATTCGCTGCCGCTGCGCGATGCGTTCGCGGTGCTGTTCTTCGTTTCGGTGGGCATGCTGTTCGACCCCAACATCGTCGTGCAGCATCCGTGGCAGGTACTGGCCACGGTGCTGATCATCATGTTCGGCAAGTCCGCCGCCGCCTTCTTCATTGTGCGTGCGTTCGGCCACCCGAGCAGCACCGCGCTGACCATCTCGGCCAGCCTGGCGCAGATCGGTGAGTTCGCCTTCATCATCGCCGGCCTCGGTGTCTCGCTGCAGATCCTGCCGAAGGAAGGACAGTCGCTGGTGCTGGCCGGTGCACTGGTGTCGATCATGCTCAACCCGCTGGTGTTCGGCCTGCTCGACCGCTGGCAGGCGAAGCAGGAGCAGCTGCCGCAGGCGCCGGAGCCGGAAGAAGCCACCGGGCCCTCGCGCGACCTGCATGACCACGCCATCGTGATCGGCTACGGCCGCGTCGGCAGCGAGCTGGCGCAGGTGCTGCGCGACCGCGGCGTACCGGTGCTGGTGATCGATGACAACAAGGACCATGTCGAGCGTGCACATGCCAGTGGCCTCGCGGCGATCCGTGGCAGCGCCGCGGCCGACCGGGTGCTGGCCGAGGCCCACCCGGAGCGCGCCAAGATCGCCGTCCTGGCCATTCCGCAGCCACTGGAAGCCGGCGAAGCGCTGGCCAAACTGCGCGCGATCAATCCCGAGCTGACCCTGCTGGCACGGGCACACAGCGATGCTGAAGTGAAGCAC
- a CDS encoding TonB-dependent receptor plug domain-containing protein: MTRKTSLIAAAVAVALGGSPFLAAAQQSGTAANTLDTVIVTGTRVADRTVAESQSPIDIITPEVLQSTGTSELATALSRALPSLNFPRPALTDGTSGVRPAQLRGLSPDQVLVLVNGKRRHTSAMINVNGSIGRGSSAVDINAIPIAAIERVEVLRDGASAQYGSDAIAGVINIVLKGSGSGGSLAVDYGQYSAGDGNKYQLSGDTGVEFGSGRGRLHVAGQISQQDESNRAGPYQGSTPNTGNFPGIGETTFVVGDPRVDATAASANASFDFSDRVTGYASALLSNRDITSFAFYRSRNHSGQGALLAQVYPDGFVPQINQYSKDRSLVAGVKGSTDSGWTWDLSLNHGENTLDFHTRNTINYSLGTASPSSFYDGTLKYQQDIFNADLTKSLDWGLAYPVTLSFGGEYRKEKWDQNPGELNSYTGSGAQGFAGFTPTNEVHTDRHNYAVYAGLEADLTEKFSAGLTGRYEDYSDFGDRFSGKLSARYAFTDKVALRATASSGFRAPSLGQQGYQAVTSTIINGDFFERGTFPTTSPAAQALGASPLKAETSTSYSLGLVLQPVDRLYVTVDAYQIDIDDRIALSSNITTTPAAAALLGGLGLPQVTAFSYFTNALDTRTRGVDFVSSYTVPFSASSLELTAAYSYNETEVKRVNGSPSVFPTLGISQSLIGRDEIGRIEDSYPRDKAILSGTWRSDHWELGLAATRYGKFTVRNSATALRDQTYGDAWVVDASASYKPSSNWTLTVGADNLLDKYPDRTADLQNSTFGMLPYSNYSPFGFNGAYVYGRIRYTW; the protein is encoded by the coding sequence ATGACCCGCAAGACCAGCCTGATCGCCGCCGCCGTCGCTGTCGCACTCGGTGGCTCTCCGTTCCTCGCCGCCGCTCAGCAGAGCGGTACTGCCGCCAACACACTGGACACCGTGATCGTCACCGGTACCCGCGTGGCCGACCGCACGGTCGCCGAATCGCAGTCCCCGATCGACATCATCACCCCCGAGGTTCTGCAGTCCACCGGCACCAGCGAACTGGCCACCGCGCTGTCGCGTGCCCTGCCCTCGCTGAACTTCCCGCGCCCGGCCCTCACCGACGGCACCAGCGGCGTGCGACCGGCGCAGCTGCGTGGCCTGTCACCGGACCAGGTGCTGGTGCTGGTCAACGGCAAGCGCCGCCACACCTCCGCCATGATCAACGTCAACGGCAGCATCGGCCGCGGCTCGTCGGCGGTGGACATCAATGCGATTCCGATCGCCGCCATCGAGCGCGTTGAAGTGCTGCGCGACGGCGCTTCGGCGCAGTACGGCTCGGACGCCATCGCCGGCGTCATCAACATCGTGCTCAAGGGCAGCGGCAGCGGCGGCAGCCTGGCCGTCGACTACGGCCAGTATTCGGCCGGCGATGGCAACAAGTACCAGCTCTCCGGCGATACCGGCGTGGAGTTCGGCAGCGGCCGTGGCCGCCTGCACGTGGCCGGGCAGATCAGCCAGCAGGATGAAAGCAACCGCGCCGGTCCTTACCAGGGCAGCACACCGAACACCGGCAATTTCCCTGGCATCGGCGAGACGACCTTCGTGGTCGGCGATCCGCGCGTGGATGCGACCGCCGCCTCGGCCAACGCCAGCTTCGACTTCAGCGACCGCGTTACCGGCTACGCCAGCGCGTTGCTCAGCAACCGCGACATCACCTCGTTCGCGTTCTACCGCTCGCGCAACCACAGTGGGCAGGGCGCCCTGCTGGCCCAGGTCTATCCCGACGGCTTCGTGCCGCAGATCAACCAGTACTCCAAGGACCGCTCGCTGGTGGCCGGCGTCAAGGGCAGCACCGACAGCGGCTGGACCTGGGACCTGAGCCTGAACCACGGCGAGAACACCTTGGATTTCCACACCCGCAACACCATCAACTACAGCCTGGGTACGGCCAGCCCGAGCTCGTTCTACGACGGCACGTTGAAGTACCAGCAGGACATCTTCAATGCCGACCTGACCAAGTCGCTGGACTGGGGCCTGGCCTATCCGGTGACGCTGTCCTTCGGTGGTGAGTACCGCAAGGAGAAGTGGGACCAGAACCCGGGCGAGCTGAATTCGTACACCGGCAGCGGCGCGCAGGGCTTCGCCGGCTTCACCCCGACCAATGAAGTGCATACCGACCGCCACAACTATGCGGTCTACGCCGGCCTGGAAGCGGACCTGACCGAGAAGTTCTCCGCCGGCCTCACCGGGCGCTACGAAGACTATTCGGACTTCGGTGACCGCTTCTCCGGCAAGCTTTCGGCACGCTACGCGTTCACCGACAAGGTCGCGCTGCGGGCCACCGCGTCCAGTGGCTTCCGCGCGCCATCGCTGGGCCAGCAGGGCTACCAGGCGGTGACCAGCACCATCATCAACGGTGACTTCTTCGAACGCGGCACTTTCCCCACCACCAGCCCGGCCGCACAGGCGCTGGGCGCCTCGCCACTGAAGGCCGAGACCTCCACCAGCTACAGCCTGGGCCTGGTGCTGCAGCCGGTGGACCGCCTGTACGTGACCGTCGATGCATACCAGATCGACATCGACGATCGCATCGCGCTGTCCTCCAACATCACCACCACGCCGGCTGCCGCCGCGCTGCTGGGCGGGCTGGGCCTGCCGCAGGTGACGGCCTTCTCGTACTTCACCAACGCACTGGACACGCGCACGCGCGGCGTGGACTTCGTCTCCAGCTATACCGTGCCCTTCAGTGCCAGCAGCCTGGAGCTGACGGCGGCCTACAGCTACAACGAAACCGAAGTGAAGCGGGTGAACGGGTCTCCGTCGGTGTTCCCGACGCTGGGTATCTCGCAGTCGCTGATCGGCCGCGATGAGATCGGCCGCATCGAGGACAGCTATCCGCGCGACAAGGCGATCCTCAGCGGCACCTGGCGCTCGGATCATTGGGAGCTGGGCCTGGCGGCCACACGCTACGGCAAGTTCACCGTGCGAAATTCGGCCACCGCGCTGCGTGACCAGACCTACGGTGATGCCTGGGTAGTGGATGCCTCGGCCAGCTACAAGCCGAGCAGCAACTGGACCCTGACCGTCGGCGCGGACAATCTGCTGGACAAGTATCCGGACCGGACGGCGGACCTGCAGAACTCGACCTTCGGCATGCTGCCGTACAGCAACTACTCGCCGTTCGGCTTCAACGGCGCGTATGTGTACGGGCGTATCAGGTACACCTGGTAA